A genomic window from Salvia miltiorrhiza cultivar Shanhuang (shh) chromosome 5, IMPLAD_Smil_shh, whole genome shotgun sequence includes:
- the LOC130986527 gene encoding probable inactive heme oxygenase 2, chloroplastic translates to MSAKMAYFPSLNPSASLNFIKTRSPRLFVKSYLAPTMNAEKILRNGRLQRNPFVLQCTKFSALASASETESDYETEEVEEYSDEEEGPPPNGQTPSPVKRRRRRYRKQYPGEVNGITEEMRFVAMKLRNNGKPKSRRASSVGSKRDGEDLEIESEKGGNNGEAWQPSIEGFMKYLVDTKLVFTTVERIVDESTDVSYVYFRRTGLERADRISRDLEWLREQGNEIPEPSNPGATYVQHLEELAEKSPPLFLCHFYNIYFSHIAGGQVISRKVSDMLFGGRELEIYKWDGDAEELLRGVREKLNALGEHWSRDEKNRCLRETTKAFRFLGQIVRLIIL, encoded by the exons ATGAGTGCAAAAATGGCCTACTTTCCCAGTCTAAACCCTTCAGCATCATTGAATTTCATCAAAACCAGAAGCCCGCGGTTGTTCGTGAAATCCTATCTTGCACCCACGATGAACGCTGAAAAGATCTTAAGAAATGGCAGACTCCAACGTAACCCTTTTGTCTTGCAATGCACAAAATTCAGCGCGCTCGCCTCAGCGTCAGAAACAGAGAGCGACTATGAAACGGAGGAAGTTGAAGAATACTCGGACGAGGAAGAAGGGCCGCCGCCAAATGGGCAGACGCCGTCACCGGTGaaacggcggcggcgccgttacAGGAAGCAGTACCCGGGTGAGGTAAATGGTATTACGGAGGAGATGAGGTTCGTGGCCATGAAACTCAGAAACAACGGGAAACCGAAGAGTCGAAGAGCTTCTTCTGTTGGTAGTAAGAGGGATGGAGAAGACCTAGAAATTGAGAGTGAGAAAGGGGGAAACAATGGTGAGGCGTGGCAGCCGAGCATTGAGGGCTTTATGAAATATTTGGTGGACACCAAGCTGGTTTTCACCACAGTTGAGCGCATTGTTGATGAGTCTACTGATGTTTCTT ATGTTTACTTTAGAAGGACTGGTTTGGAAAGGGCAGATCGTATTTCAAGGGATTTAGAATGGTTAAGGGAGCAAGGTAATGAGATACCAGAACCTAGCAATCCAGGAGCGACCTACGTGCAACATCTGGAGGAACTCGCGGAGAAGAGTCCGCCATTGTTCCTCTGCCACTTTTACAACATCTATTTCTCACACATAGCTGGGGGGCAAGTGATATCTAGAAAG GTCTCGGACATGCTCTTTGGGGGGAGAGAACTGGAGATCTATAAATGGGATGGAGATGCAGAAGAGTTGTTGAGAGGTGTTCGTGAGAAGCTTAATGCACTTGGAGAG CATTGGTCAAGGGACGAGAAAAACAGGTGCCTAAGAGAAACGACCAAAGCATTTCGGTTCCTGGGCCAGATAGTACGACTGATCATACTTTAA